The Stenotrophomonas sp. NA06056 genome segment CCCACTCGCATCCGTCGCCTGCTGGCCTGGGAAGCGCAGCGCCAGATCAAACGCTACACCGTCCCTGTCCGGGTCATTGACCGGTGCCTGATCGCCAAACACCTCACTCTTGTTGCTCCACGCCCAGATCGCGACATCGCGCACGGGGTCGATCACCACACGCGGCGTACCCAGGTGATCGGGCTGGATGTACGCCAGCTCCGGCACGCCCGTGGCTGGTGTCTGGATCAGCGCCACGGGGTAGTTGTCCAGCCAGATAGCCTGCTGCTGCGCCTGACCTGTCGCTGCGAAATTGCCAACCCACTGCCCAGCTTCGTCATAGACCGTGGTCTGAGCATCGCCGCCAGCCGGGCTGCGCAGCACGCGCTCACCGCGATGGTTGTAGCCGTAACTCTCCACTACAGCAGCGCCCTGCTTCACCGCATTCATGCGGTTGGCATCGTTGTAGGCGAACGTCTTTCCGCCAATGCTGGTGGTGTTGCCTGCGGCATCCTGGTTGCGCGCCTGACCATCCACGGCAATCAGGCGATGGCTGTCAGCCGGATAGGTATAGCTTGCGGTCCCGGCCGAGGTGGTCAGCGAGGTACGGTTGCCGGTGGCGTCGTAGCCATAGGTTTCAATCGGCGTACCCGTGGCGCCATCCTGGGTCTGGGTCAGGCGGCCGAGTGTGTCGTAGGCGTATTTGGCCAGAACCTCAGAACCAGCACCGCTCTTCAGCTCGGTGATCGAACCAACGGGATCGTAGCCGTAGCCCAGTGACAGGCCGCCTGCCGCCGGGTCATGCACCGCCTGAGGACGGTAGTCCAGATCCAGCGGGCGCTGCAGTTGGCGACCATTGCCATAGGTCCAGCCAGTCGCCGGGCCGAAGGCGGCGTAGGTCACGTTGTTGACCACCACCTGCCGGGTCTGTCCCGGGCGGGTCAGGCCGATCTGGCTGATACGACCCAAGGCGTCGCGTGCGTAGTCCGCCACACTTCCGTCCGGGTAAGTCAACGCAGTCAGGCGACCGGACTTGCTGTAGGCATAGCGCAGCGTGCTGGCCACGCCATTGATCGTCTGCACCTTGCGGGTGACCTGGCCGAAGCGATCATGGCAGTACAGGGTGCTGCCATTGGCATGCAGCACCTGGCCAAGGCGGCCCTTGGCGAAACGCTCGTCGCTGGCACATACCGCGGGTGCGGTGTCGTAGTGATAGCCCACGTCGAGGTTGGGGTCCGGATAGGCGATACCGACCAGCCGATTGAGCGCGTCGTAGCTGTAGGTGGCAGTCACGCCCCGTGCATCGGTGCGGGTCTTGCGATTGCCAGCAGTATCAACAGTGAAAGTAGCACTCCCGCTGTCCGGGCTGACCTGCCCGGTCAGATCACCAAAACCGTTGTAGGCGTACGTGGTGTGCAGCCCCTTCGGATCGGTCACCTGGGTGACCTGATCCAACGCGTTGTAGCTGGAGCGGATCTCCGCAGCGACACCGCCCACGTCCTGCAGGGTCTGCGCCAGCCGGTTCAGCGGATCGTACTGCTGGGTCGTCTCACGCAGCAGTGCATCGGTGACCGACTGCGGATTGCCATTGGCGTCGTACGCAAAGCCGGTGGCGTTGTTGCCGGCATCCTTCAGCGTGGTCAGCTGTCCGAGTGTGTTGTAGACACGGGCCAGCGTGCGGCGCAGCGTGCCCCCTGCATCGACCGTATTTTCCTGCAGACGGTTGCCGGCGTTGTCCAGGGTGTAGTGAATGGTGTTGCCGGCACTGTCGGCAATGTCCGTCAGCCGCTGGGCCGCGTCGTAGACATAGGTGACGCTGCTGCCGTCGGGCTCGGTGACCTGCTGCACGTGGCCGGTGGGCCAATAGCTCAGTTGGGTGCTGCGGTCTTCGGCAGTAGTGGCGCCACGCACGGTGATCGACGTCGGCCAGCCACGTGGATGATAGGTGTAGTCGGTCACCACGCCATTGGCATCGCGCACCGACAGCGGGCGACCCAACGCGTCGTAAGCGAGTGTTTCAACGGTATGGCCCAGCGCACTGGTGATGCTGCGCAGATCACCCTTGCGGAACGCGCAGGCACCGGTGGTCGCACATCCTGCATCATCGGCGGTGTACCAGGCATAGGTCACGGTATCGGTAACGTCCGTACGCGGACCGTCGATGCTTCGCAGCAAGCCCACCTGTGGGCAATCCGGACCTTCGGCCTCACAGTAGTTCTGCGTGGTCACGCGGGTCTGGTTGGTCGTGGTATCGCGCACGGTGACGCTGGTCGGCTGCAGGCGCGCGTTGCGGGTGATACGGGTCTCCTGGTTGCCGACGGTCTGCTGCACCAGGCGATTGCTGTCGAGCGCGGCACGCGTCTCACTGATGCGTTGCTGGGGTGTTCCAGCCGCTTCCGTCGTCGTTGTCACGGCTACTGCACCGGCGGTCGGGTCGCTGGCCTCGGCGTAGGCGTACTGGGTGACCACGCCACGCCGATCGGTGAGGGACTGCAGTCGACGGCGGAAGTCCGTGCCCTCTGCGAGGTAGGTACGACCGGCGGTGCCACTGCTGTCGGTGATGCCATTGACCTTGCGTGGAAGACCGCTGCCATCGGCAGCCGTCAATCCGTAGGTACTCTGCTTACCCAGCGCGTCAGTCACAATGACCGGACCGGCGGTGGTGTAATCCAGATGAATCCCATCAACACCGACATCCGTTCCGGTGCAGTCACCAGAATGCCGGCTGCAGAAGACGCGTCCCTTGTCATCATAGGCGTACCAGCTGTATCGACGATTGTCTTCGGCGGTGATTCCTGTGAGATACGCTGGGAAGCGAGCATCCTCATAGTGATAGCTTCGCGACTCACCGTCGGCATATGTAGCCGTCGACAGCTCACCTGCGGGCGTATAGGTATAGGCCACCACTATCTGCCCGGAAACCCGCAGGGCAGAGATCAAGGAGTCGTTTCCGGGGACGGCATACTCCATCTGCAGTTGGCGACCCGTGGAATGAGAGATGCCAAGCAACCGCTTCTGCTCGTCATAGGTGTAAACCAGCCAAGTGCCGTCCTCGAAGTCGCGGCGCTCCATCAGGCCGGAAGCGCTGAACACGATGCGCTCGCGCGAGCGCGACATCAGCCAGCTTGCTCCTTGCTGGACGACACGATCCCCACTGCCATCGTTGGACTCGTAGTACGCGCCGCGCTTTGGGAACGCACCATGTGTGCCATCCTCGCTCAAGAAGCCCACTTTCAGCTCTGTCCCCGGCGGAAAGATGCTGCTGTCAACCCCGAGGGTAAGACGCAGATTGTGCGAGTGCGTCCAGCCCGTACCCAGCGCACCGCCGGGCGTGCTTGTCAGCGAGTGATAGTGGCGACGAAAACTGATCCAGCCCAGATCAAAGTCCGGCTCAGGTTGGGTTTTGTCGCCCGTGGTCGGATCGCAAGGATTGCCAGGCGTGTCACACTGTTTGGCGACTGGGGAGCTTGTATACTTCCGCATCATCGAAAGCATGCCGGTATCCAGCGAAGGCGGCATCGCACACATACCCTTGGCTGCCTGCCAGGTCATGATGGTGCTGTCGATGTTCGGGCATTTGACTTCACGCTTGCGCTGAAGATAGCGGGTTCCGCCTATCAGCTCGCAAGTTGAAGTACTCGGGTTGAGATAGTAGAAGTCAACGGTAGCTCCACCGTGCTCGCCGGTGTTGCTGCCATCCGCGCCCGCACCTGCGCCGCCCCCGGGAATGCCTTCCCAGTCCTCTCCAATTGTTACCTGCGTGATCGGGCAGGAAGGTACTTGAGGCACTTCTGCCTTCAAGGCAGCAGACAGTTCTTCTGGGGAGTTGTATTCCTGGGATCTGTAGCTGTACACCCAGTCGGTCTTGATCAGCTTGGCAGGCTTGATCGCGTAGTCATAGATCACCTTGCCGGGGAGCGATGCAACACCGCGCACCTCCCAACTGAACGCACCATACTGCTGATAACGCTCATATCGAGCCTCCACGTCACGCTGTGCCAGCTTCTCGGTCGCGCGCTTTTCACTCCCCGGCGCCAATGCAAGCCATTCCTTTTTCACCTCCTGCGCCTGCACCGCACTGGCACCCACGCACCCCAGCGCGGTCATCGCCAGCGCTGCGCACGAAAAATTCTTCAATCGCTTCAACATCCCTGTTCTCCATCCTGGGCGGTTACCACGCCGGGAGGAACGAAGGCGCTTGGGCAGCCATTGCCCTTTCCCGCCCTGCTTCGGATCGTCCCTGTTCCGGATTGCGGCGTGGCCGCATGGGGAGGT includes the following:
- a CDS encoding RHS repeat-associated core domain-containing protein, whose translation is MLKRLKNFSCAALAMTALGCVGASAVQAQEVKKEWLALAPGSEKRATEKLAQRDVEARYERYQQYGAFSWEVRGVASLPGKVIYDYAIKPAKLIKTDWVYSYRSQEYNSPEELSAALKAEVPQVPSCPITQVTIGEDWEGIPGGGAGAGADGSNTGEHGGATVDFYYLNPSTSTCELIGGTRYLQRKREVKCPNIDSTIMTWQAAKGMCAMPPSLDTGMLSMMRKYTSSPVAKQCDTPGNPCDPTTGDKTQPEPDFDLGWISFRRHYHSLTSTPGGALGTGWTHSHNLRLTLGVDSSIFPPGTELKVGFLSEDGTHGAFPKRGAYYESNDGSGDRVVQQGASWLMSRSRERIVFSASGLMERRDFEDGTWLVYTYDEQKRLLGISHSTGRQLQMEYAVPGNDSLISALRVSGQIVVAYTYTPAGELSTATYADGESRSYHYEDARFPAYLTGITAEDNRRYSWYAYDDKGRVFCSRHSGDCTGTDVGVDGIHLDYTTAGPVIVTDALGKQSTYGLTAADGSGLPRKVNGITDSSGTAGRTYLAEGTDFRRRLQSLTDRRGVVTQYAYAEASDPTAGAVAVTTTTEAAGTPQQRISETRAALDSNRLVQQTVGNQETRITRNARLQPTSVTVRDTTTNQTRVTTQNYCEAEGPDCPQVGLLRSIDGPRTDVTDTVTYAWYTADDAGCATTGACAFRKGDLRSITSALGHTVETLAYDALGRPLSVRDANGVVTDYTYHPRGWPTSITVRGATTAEDRSTQLSYWPTGHVQQVTEPDGSSVTYVYDAAQRLTDIADSAGNTIHYTLDNAGNRLQENTVDAGGTLRRTLARVYNTLGQLTTLKDAGNNATGFAYDANGNPQSVTDALLRETTQQYDPLNRLAQTLQDVGGVAAEIRSSYNALDQVTQVTDPKGLHTTYAYNGFGDLTGQVSPDSGSATFTVDTAGNRKTRTDARGVTATYSYDALNRLVGIAYPDPNLDVGYHYDTAPAVCASDERFAKGRLGQVLHANGSTLYCHDRFGQVTRKVQTINGVASTLRYAYSKSGRLTALTYPDGSVADYARDALGRISQIGLTRPGQTRQVVVNNVTYAAFGPATGWTYGNGRQLQRPLDLDYRPQAVHDPAAGGLSLGYGYDPVGSITELKSGAGSEVLAKYAYDTLGRLTQTQDGATGTPIETYGYDATGNRTSLTTSAGTASYTYPADSHRLIAVDGQARNQDAAGNTTSIGGKTFAYNDANRMNAVKQGAAVVESYGYNHRGERVLRSPAGGDAQTTVYDEAGQWVGNFAATGQAQQQAIWLDNYPVALIQTPATGVPELAYIQPDHLGTPRVVIDPVRDVAIWAWSNKSEVFGDQAPVNDPDRDGVAFDLALRFPGQQATDASGLFYNYQREYEPGVGRYSQSDPIGLDGGVSTYSYVESNPISNLDVLGLESGQFQFGKYRMKQPEAPPATDIGDALVAGKILSRYNSEMKSRSINGADQFYHCLAACRATQVTSNPRVVLELMALKEVKDYYAGRVGLYGDGRRRSHSEMQRDNSGDMAANRQGAACKLGEDCARRCSSYVPVSSRVFLKNYIPEWKGEE